GGAGTTCCTTTTTCAGGAGAAGTCCCAATAAAGTAGATCAAATGGAGTTAATAGATATATATTACCTGAAGCAATCAAGAAACTGGATTTTGGGTATGAAAAAGGGGAGTTACCTCCGGATGGTCACACATTTGATGGAGTCACTATTGTATCTGAAATGGGAAAATTGAATCCCAAAGGTGTGATGGATGTACCAGAGGCATACGGAGAAAATGAAGACAATCTCCTGGGAAACTTGTGTTAAATCGACAAAGGTGTTACAACACCATTCATTTCTTTCTAAAGCGAGCTGTTTTGTTGCTCACTTAATTATCAAATGTTTCTAGTAGTGCATTTTATGTGTAGGGAACTAGTAGTTGGCTCACATTATTGCTTGCTTTATCAGGACCTCTTGACCCCCATACCAAAAGGTAAATGATGAGCCGTTCTTGAAGCTACGGCTCTTGTACAGCCGTTTTTCCAGCAAGTTTGACGATCCAATGTCGATACATATACGATGTAAATTGAATAGTTCTTCTCTCCACAACTGTAGAGGTACTTGCTTTGGCTTTCAAGGAGGCTAGTGCCTCCCTTCTGGTCACGCTTGTAATAATAATCCTGTATAGAAATATCGTTCGGTTCAATGGTTGCTATTTTAGTCCATTCATACTTTAATAAACCTCTGCGGTACCTGCTGCAACCGACATTTGCGGAATCCGGTCTCTTTGTTGATCAAATAGTTGCTGGAATATTATGAATTCTTCTTTCATATCATTTGATAGACTCAGTTGGATCTCTCTCTCAGTTTCAGGTTCCATTTCACATCTTACTGTATTTAAATAATTCATtcgatttttaattatttaatgagtaagttaaataaaataattaaatatctaTTTGAGAGCTAATGACTTGTAAATATAATTTGTGATTAGCAGCTTCTAagaatttttttcaatttatttttaaaatagtaAATTTGACTACACTTAAATGTGGTTGTTAGAAATGCCATAGACccatctattttttaaaaaaataattatagagAAAATTACCTTTTcagttcttttttcttttttttttttgctatttTGTTGTCAAATTTCAATTCGTCGGgcaatttatttgttttttttaaatgacgTTAATGTGACGTCGacgtatatataattatatattagtaACGATTAAAATTGCAAAAAATTGGAAGATACACATCTAGAATGAACTTCGATAACATAACTCATAGATGaccaaaattacaaaaaatacaTGTACAAgaccaaaatcacaattttcccAAAATTATATTAGAAAATGATCAAAGGGCGGTTAGGTTAGGTTAGGTTAGGATCGGAGTAGCCATAAAATCCTTGCATACGTTTTGCTGCATTAGTTACCACATTGGATACTTATATATCGAGATATATTTTGCTATAGTAAACAGTGATATTTTCTATCTAAAGTAGGAATCATTTACAATatgctttaatttttttttagtccTCAATGCTTGTGGGGTTTCTTGAACTCAGGGATTAATCAGCAAAAACAACAACACTAATTGCAATGAATTTGGTTTCGATAACGAAAGGGAAATAGATATCTGCATATGGAAACACTCAAATGCACAACAAAGATACAACAGAACAATGAAAATCTTTCAATCCACACAAGCTCAAACCCCACACAGTACTGAAGGCTGGCTCACTGCCACTTATTGTACATGAAGATATAATAGTAATCTTACATGCTGAGGCAAGACAGAGTTTAATCAAGGCAATTTGTCGGATGAAATCGCTTCGGGTTTGGGCACATCTTCGGCATCGGCTGGCGCCAAAATCCATTCTCCCTTCTCATCAAGAATCATACCTTTGTTCTCCACCACCCACCAACTACTAGGAATCAAATTCTCGTCCTTTAGGATTCCACTCGACTTATTCACCAACGCCAAGCTCCTCTGCACCTTCAATTCAAACGCCTGTGTTGCTCCATTCCAACCTGCCACAGTGTGCAAAAGCGCTTCCAAATTATGCCAGTCCAAAGGATTAGTGCTGGCCTTCAAATTTGGAGACTTGTTGTTATCAAGTTCCAGCTTAGTTCCGAGGCTTCTGTATCCCAGTATTGCGAGGGGATATTTAGGAAACAAATCTTGTTCGTTCTTGATATGCAGAACTTTCAGATTTGGATACTTTTTCACTCTGTCCACGAAATTCTGCTCCCCCACATGAGGACAACAAAACACGATAGCCGCAACCGGGATATCGGTGATCCCGTTTTCCACGAGATCGAAAGCAGATAATGTGGCTAAACTACCACCAAGACTATGCCCTGTCACTATAATGCTCAGTTTTTCGTCTTTATACTGGTTTCTCAGTTCTTGGATCTTTGACCTAAGCTGTGTCCTTGCGCTGAATTTGGTGAAAGAAGAATCAGGATTGCTCGAAACGTATAGTTTCAACCAACCGCCCATAACTTTAGGCACTTTTTCATCGGCTTCTTCACTAGTCTCTTTGTGTAGCAATTCATCGATAGGCTCAAGCCTGGTGTTACCACAAACAAAATAGAAAATTAAACTAGCAAGAAAAGTCACGCGACTAATTTGCACACACTACGATTGCTGAAAAatctcgatttttttttaaccaAAAGTAGCTATCACAAATGCCCCATAAGTAACGGATAGAAGTAAAGGAACACCCTGCTTTTTCCTTAAAAACTTGAAACCACAGAAAAGATAATTCAACAAGTTAGCTCCTCGAATCAATTTGTGTCTTTGGTTATGGGGAGTAGTATTTCTTGTAATTTATCTATTATGATGTATCTCTGATATTCGTGAAGATGTTTATCAAACACAAACGTATTtacaaaaatttcataaatgtAGGCAAGAAATCATTTCATTCTTAAAACGGTAACTTTACCCATCAACCAAGTCATTCACCCACTCGTAGCCTGTGATCGTGCCACGCCATGCAATGTAGATTTCGCGGCGGCCTAAGGCCTGGCTAACTTCATCCGTGGTGACAGCAATATAACCAATCCAGTTGGATTCCCGGTCCCAAGAATCGTGAGACAGGGAATGCAAAAAAATGGCCTGGGCGAAACCGACTTCCGTGGTGGCATAAAGGAAAGATTGGACCTGATAATCGGAAGCCGATTCGAGCTTCACTTTCTGGAAAAAAGATTTCTTTCCGTACCTGCTGCTGCCCGCGTATTTGGAAAATTCGTCATTGTCGAAGGCGTCGTAGGTTCCTTGGCAGAAGTTGCCGCATCGGAGAATCAATTTCCGGAGGCTGAGGTTCAACGGATCGACAAGGCCTTCCCAGTCCTTGCTCCCTAATAGTTCTTCCCAAGCAGGTTCCACAGCCATGCTTAAATTATATATCTATTATTTTGATCAGGAAACAAGATTTGCAGAGAGAGTGTTAATTTTAGGTTGGAGGCATGCATTCCATTCCATTCCATGCTGGGGTTTAAATAACGGTGATGCATGGCATAGTTGAGGACTCCGCCTGAAATTAATTTAGAGATAATTAGACATGTGATTAATTAACGTGGAGGAGATCGAGCTGCAGCATTTGGCCGCGGGTCCGCTTTTATCATTATCTGATTTAATCATAAACCATCATCCTTTTTACTATTTAAACTTTTCTTACGTACGATAAAAGTATTTTATAAATTGTTTAAAATAttctcaaaatatatatatatatatatatatatatatatatatatatatatatatatatatattattgggTCAAGTACTTATACATACATATCTTCAATTTTCTATTATATTAATTACTGTTTTTTCatagtttgtttttattttatcggtgaaatataattataaaatattttctaaaattaatatatagattaatatttat
This region of Primulina eburnea isolate SZY01 chromosome 14, ASM2296580v1, whole genome shotgun sequence genomic DNA includes:
- the LOC140812385 gene encoding phospholipase A1-IIdelta-like isoform X2, giving the protein MAVEPAWEELLGSKDWEGLVDPLNLSLRKLILRCGNFCQGTYDAFDNDEFSKYAGSSRYGKKSFFQKVKLESASDYQVQSFLYATTEVGFAQAIFLHSLSHDSWDRESNWIGYIAVTTDEVSQALGRREIYIAWRGTITGYEWVNDLVDGLEPIDELLHKETSDPDSSFTKFSARTQLRSKIQELRNQYKDEKLSIIVTGHSLGGSLATLSAFDLVENGITDIPVAAIVFCCPHVGEQNFVDRVKKYPNLKVLHIKNEQDLFPKYPLAILGYRSLGTKLELDNNKSPNLKASTNPLDWHNLEALLHTVAGWNGATQAFELKVQRSLALVNKSSGILKDENLIPSSWWVVENKGMILDEKGEWILAPADAEDVPKPEAISSDKLP
- the LOC140812385 gene encoding phospholipase A1-IIdelta-like isoform X1 gives rise to the protein MAVEPAWEELLGSKDWEGLVDPLNLSLRKLILRCGNFCQGTYDAFDNDEFSKYAGSSRYGKKSFFQKVKLESASDYQVQSFLYATTEVGFAQAIFLHSLSHDSWDRESNWIGYIAVTTDEVSQALGRREIYIAWRGTITGYEWVNDLVDGLEPIDELLHKETSEEADEKVPKVMGGWLKLYVSSNPDSSFTKFSARTQLRSKIQELRNQYKDEKLSIIVTGHSLGGSLATLSAFDLVENGITDIPVAAIVFCCPHVGEQNFVDRVKKYPNLKVLHIKNEQDLFPKYPLAILGYRSLGTKLELDNNKSPNLKASTNPLDWHNLEALLHTVAGWNGATQAFELKVQRSLALVNKSSGILKDENLIPSSWWVVENKGMILDEKGEWILAPADAEDVPKPEAISSDKLP